One window of Nicotiana tomentosiformis chromosome 11, ASM39032v3, whole genome shotgun sequence genomic DNA carries:
- the LOC104121507 gene encoding large ribosomal subunit protein eL30-like yields the protein MVAAKKTKKTHESINNRLALVMKSGKYTLGYKTVLKTLRNSKGKLIIIANNCPPLRKSEIEYYAMLAKVGVHHYNGNNVDLGTACGKYFRVCCLSIIDPGDSDIIKSMPDDK from the exons ATGGTTGCCGCCAAGAAAACC AAAAAGACTCATGAAAGCATTAACAATAGGCTGGCTCTTGTTATGAAGAGCGGCAAATACACCTTGGGTTATAAGACTGTTCTCAAGACCCTTCGGAACTCCAAAG GAAAACTTATCATCATTGCCAACAACTGCCCTCCACTCAGGAAGTCTGAGATAGAGTACTATGCTATGTTGGCTAAAGTTGGAGTCCACCACTACAATGGAA ACAATGTAGATTTGGGAACGGCTTGTGGTAAATATTTCAGGGTCTGTTGTCTGAGCATCATTGACCCAG GTGATTCTGACATCATTAAGAGCATGCCCGATGACAAGTGA
- the LOC104121508 gene encoding uncharacterized protein, with amino-acid sequence MSANISVISRQDDSSYPYPNTITKYLMDVRVEPRDYDTKVKPKKPFTWYSLMDANNPKKKVQPPTTAGQSDEPAMVAAEVVDVLSTSAEPSSSATTIPTPSSITPTAAPTTAPTSALKLVPVPPHLLSALRVSQTLVSLNNWMQIATVKLSDLSSTVASQSTSHASHVPSDIEETLKKILENQKTITDTLVQHGSVIEELGKEVKKMRKSQASKKSVDKLRKVVTRVATAGDLPFDMLLDPHHSAPYPSAPSVFTTRKRAFSIDKICHRNFNCHHRIAFVATTWRASGH; translated from the coding sequence atgtcggccaacatctcagtgattTCTCGACAAGATGACTCGTCCTACCCATACCCTAACACTATTACAAAATATCTCATGGATGTAAGGGTAGAGCCCAGAgattatgacacaaaggtgaagccgaagaagccttttacttggtaCTCACTGATGGATGCGAACAATCCGAAGAAGAAAGTTCAACCTCCTACCACcgcaggccagtctgatgagccagctaTGGTAGCTGCTGAGGTAGTTGATGTTCTATCCACTTCAGCCGAGCCTTCCTCCAGTGCCACAACTATACCTACGCCTTCCTCCATAACCCCTACTGCAGCTCCTACCACAgctcccacctcggctttgaagctaGTGCCCGTGCCTCCTCATCTACTatctgcactgcgagtctcccagacattggtgaGTCTCAACAATTGGATGCAGATAGCCACTGTAAAGCTGTCTGACTTGTCCAGTACTGTTGCATCGCAATCTACCTCACATGCATCACATGTTCCCTCTGACAttgaggagacattgaagaaAATTTTGGAAAATCAGAAGACTATCACAGATACCTTGGTACAACATGGATCAGTGATTGAAGAGCTaggaaaggaagtaaagaagatgaggaagtcccaggccagcaaaaagtcagtggacaagctccggaaaGTGGTGACCAGGGTTGCTACAGCCGGAGATCTCCCATTTGATATGCTGCTTGACCCACACCATTCTGCCCCATATCCTTCAGCACCATCTGTATTCACTACAAGAAAAAGGGCTTTTAGTATCGACAAAATTTGCCACAGAAATTTTAATTGTCACCACAGAATAGCTTTCGTTGCGACGACGTGGCGAGCAAGTGGTCATTGA